The following proteins are co-located in the Thermococcus celericrescens genome:
- a CDS encoding transposase codes for NHLKGKTARKLLQEFPELRSKTTHGRLWSRSYFVASVGYITDEIVKHYVETQWERELKRRGA; via the coding sequence AACCACCTGAAGGGCAAAACCGCCAGAAAACTCCTTCAAGAATTCCCCGAACTGAGGAGTAAAACAACGCACGGCAGGCTCTGGTCCCGCTCCTACTTCGTCGCCTCAGTCGGCTACATAACTGATGAGATCGTCAAACACTACGTTGAAACCCAATGGGAGCGTGAGTTGAAACGAAGAGGAGCGTAA